A stretch of Allostreptomyces psammosilenae DNA encodes these proteins:
- a CDS encoding prepilin peptidase, translating into MVLGVPEPGGLPGVGVGDGAAGAGGPHGPLPEDARMTWSQIGAALRARAVPLSALALLGWALVAWRVGARADVVAPALLLGLLGPALTVVDVAHQRLPDRLVLPGAALVTVAGAVGALVRGDASALWRSLAAGGVLLAGFAVLALLAPGGGFGLGDVKCALLVGPVLGWAGWPAVAHGVLAAFLAAGVVAAVLLAAGIRGRALPFGPFLFAGTALALALNGPPTP; encoded by the coding sequence ATGGTGTTGGGCGTTCCGGAGCCCGGTGGGCTGCCGGGGGTGGGCGTGGGCGACGGCGCGGCCGGCGCCGGCGGGCCGCACGGTCCGTTGCCGGAGGACGCCCGGATGACCTGGTCGCAGATCGGGGCGGCGCTGCGCGCGCGGGCGGTTCCGCTGTCGGCGCTGGCGCTGCTGGGCTGGGCGCTGGTGGCGTGGCGGGTGGGCGCGCGGGCCGACGTCGTGGCGCCGGCGTTGCTGCTCGGCCTGCTCGGGCCGGCGCTGACCGTGGTGGACGTCGCGCACCAGCGCCTGCCGGACCGCCTGGTGCTGCCGGGGGCCGCCCTGGTGACGGTGGCCGGGGCGGTCGGGGCCCTGGTGCGCGGGGACGCCTCCGCGCTGTGGCGTTCGCTGGCGGCCGGCGGGGTGCTGCTGGCCGGGTTCGCCGTGCTGGCGCTGCTCGCGCCGGGAGGCGGTTTCGGCCTGGGCGACGTGAAGTGCGCCCTGCTGGTGGGTCCGGTGCTGGGGTGGGCGGGGTGGCCGGCGGTGGCGCACGGGGTCCTCGCGGCCTTCCTGGCCGCGGGGGTCGTCGCGGCGGTGCTGCTGGCGGCGGGGATCCGGGGCAGGGCGCTGCCGTTCGGGCCGTTCCTGTTCGCCGGCACGGCGCTCGCCCTGGCGCTGAACGGGCCGCCCACGCCCTGA
- a CDS encoding BTAD domain-containing putative transcriptional regulator, protein MTTTQNPRGGAPNSSPARSAARAASGRGSGAGSAVLLLRALACAVALLVLLFGVPALLAWGTSALVEGGLLGFGGAGGLWEALSRPDDGRVFLVALALVGWVGWLGFAVSVVREVPAQLRGRATRPVPGLGWSRRAAVVLVGGIVTVLPTAAAATAAPVAAVSTAAPLLGAGAGPQGTAALAEPGQAASGGAAGFAAAETGGVRAWADEGAAGHSASTQLASALPGATALPAGAHQQTSTGPEHVVRDTSPAESLWRIAETRLGDGTRWREIARLNDGRVMDDQGRVFDADQPIQPGWVLLLPADAAPLPEGSGAADGAPGGGRGGAEAPQTVTVRPGDSLSSIAARELGDADAWPELFAANSAEQAGGVLTDPDLLRPGWELTIPGGDGADAGPGGSGGGAEQGAEQGEAGDEGAGADAGQPPAAEAPEAAPGEDAEPEGAGAGDPGEAEGDAPAPAEDGQAAGEQPAPEDGQAPGAAEPDAEQAPPEQAGGEAGDPAPAQVPPQDGGEDRAAAEETAPTAAEEGPEGPDTLAIATTGAGLLLAGFLSTHLYRARVVQQRRRRPGQRIAMPSGDAADYETSLRAQPLSPFDEVDPLWEWDLDPEVDTTPPPPAHPDGRLDPLFDDGDGEGGDGAPAGDDADGRSGWAGAGTDGDGEARHAPGGTAGLDEVAPPLDLDLWAVDDPASTAAGLAAATGVAADGGRHGEHLEYGEYDEHGRKAADEAPVEPAADGWERPAAGDSGDSGDFGGAEEADGGAAGRGHRGQRAGRSSSRPAARTPAGPLPPPHQLVDRALRALASTCAADRRALPALTAVRIDARGQAVLHLETAAEAVPPFHSLGPATQWWCSAADTGAVGEAAEGSGPAGAPDPYAAPSPYPALVHAGDTSTGEPVLLDLESLGLLRVRGPRAQARAVVRSLAAQLAGSTLADHLRIALVGVAPELAGTTLGSDRVRVHDGVEDALRALRDHDAALRRTLDELGLPDARHARGLGIAPDAWVPHVLLCGRPLSAEEHLAVRRLLTDPARTCLAAVTLAPQPEDERLEPDDDPGLPAAWYLDAEGGPTRLPGLDVDLAPRRIGESEYRRLLDLLRTTIAEDVPAPAWTGEANRDEQCFTLPITVDAASSLTPTAFPHLPFAPSGEQWSSGYWSAEPSAPVGRLPRPRTAADEIVPWETEEDATATWGREARPWEARPDGRSASATATGAGTEAGTGAGTTARWPELWDDGEAGPATAEVPGWGADVGGAAYDAAVRHGAPADGEAPEAAPYDWAADDRPDAYDTGGYGYAGDTHAEAGYGGVDHGARAHERLHATDAARYAAPDPDQDHARGGHREETPDAGPARDADGWDGRREWPRLAEPWDGPGQDDEGAVAEAGVEGVAPFLGVTDRVNGTDGTDGTERAWAEEPAAAGEEWGRPAAGPAVGSAAAGTAPVGDPRHDQEAAADGAAEASAEASAVPAEAGESPVAPAPVSPGIGESTGRNDPLDWVPEFFPLSITPLAAPLGTASEPPNRPLRPVCGTGDEAGRGSRGRRSAVLATLTSLAPPSERSRGPRVDVLGPVQVTGTTGSIDPMRMQQLTAMAAYLVLHPQCPPQSLDTVLGGAGPMLNGRPLGGPAAAGGATSRARAAAVGRLREWFGSGEDGLAHLPVGTTALGFADSVGCDWAEFQQLYLEGMRADDETGDQCLAAALSLVRGRPLDGALHGPWGWTEPARQEIISAVVDASSALARRLITRGDHNAAEAAIRRGLLAAPEVETLHRGLFYVLAIAGETDQLVSAVERLHRINSRLGLDMEPETVRLLRELLDQGAA, encoded by the coding sequence ATGACGACGACACAGAACCCCCGTGGCGGGGCACCGAACTCCTCCCCCGCGCGGTCCGCCGCCCGGGCCGCGTCCGGTCGTGGTTCCGGCGCCGGCTCCGCGGTCCTGCTGCTGCGGGCCCTGGCCTGCGCCGTGGCCCTGCTGGTGCTGCTGTTCGGCGTGCCGGCGCTGCTGGCCTGGGGCACCTCCGCCCTGGTCGAGGGCGGGCTGCTGGGCTTCGGCGGGGCCGGGGGCCTGTGGGAGGCGCTGAGCCGTCCCGACGACGGCCGGGTGTTCCTGGTGGCCCTGGCCCTGGTTGGCTGGGTGGGCTGGCTGGGGTTCGCGGTCAGTGTGGTGCGGGAGGTTCCCGCGCAGCTGCGCGGTCGGGCCACCCGTCCGGTGCCGGGGCTGGGGTGGAGCCGTCGCGCCGCGGTGGTGCTGGTCGGCGGCATCGTCACGGTGCTGCCCACGGCCGCCGCGGCGACCGCGGCACCGGTCGCCGCGGTGTCCACCGCCGCCCCGTTGCTTGGCGCGGGCGCCGGCCCGCAGGGCACGGCCGCACTGGCGGAGCCGGGCCAGGCGGCGTCCGGCGGTGCGGCGGGGTTCGCCGCGGCCGAGACGGGCGGGGTGCGGGCGTGGGCCGACGAGGGCGCGGCCGGGCACTCCGCGAGCACCCAGCTGGCCTCCGCGCTGCCCGGCGCCACGGCGCTGCCCGCCGGGGCGCACCAGCAGACGTCCACCGGGCCGGAGCACGTGGTGCGGGACACCAGCCCCGCGGAGTCGCTGTGGCGGATCGCCGAGACGCGGCTGGGCGACGGCACGCGCTGGCGGGAGATCGCCCGGTTGAACGACGGGCGGGTGATGGACGACCAGGGCCGGGTCTTCGACGCCGACCAGCCGATCCAGCCGGGGTGGGTGCTGCTTCTGCCGGCGGACGCCGCGCCGCTCCCGGAGGGTTCGGGGGCCGCGGACGGTGCGCCGGGCGGTGGCCGGGGCGGGGCGGAGGCGCCGCAGACGGTGACGGTGCGGCCGGGCGACTCGCTGTCGTCGATAGCCGCGCGGGAGCTGGGGGACGCGGACGCCTGGCCGGAGCTGTTCGCCGCGAACAGCGCGGAGCAGGCGGGTGGGGTGCTCACCGACCCCGATCTGCTCAGGCCGGGGTGGGAGCTGACCATCCCGGGCGGTGACGGGGCGGACGCCGGGCCGGGCGGCTCGGGCGGTGGCGCGGAGCAGGGGGCGGAGCAGGGCGAGGCCGGCGACGAGGGGGCCGGCGCGGACGCCGGGCAGCCGCCCGCCGCCGAGGCACCGGAGGCGGCGCCCGGGGAGGACGCCGAGCCGGAGGGGGCCGGCGCGGGAGACCCGGGCGAGGCCGAGGGCGACGCCCCGGCGCCCGCGGAGGACGGCCAGGCGGCCGGGGAGCAGCCGGCGCCGGAGGACGGCCAGGCGCCCGGGGCCGCCGAGCCGGACGCCGAGCAGGCGCCGCCGGAGCAGGCCGGCGGGGAGGCCGGCGATCCGGCGCCGGCCCAGGTGCCGCCGCAGGACGGCGGGGAGGACCGGGCGGCGGCCGAGGAGACGGCGCCGACGGCCGCTGAGGAGGGCCCCGAGGGGCCGGACACGCTGGCCATCGCCACCACCGGCGCCGGTCTGCTGCTCGCCGGTTTTCTGAGCACCCACCTGTACCGGGCGCGGGTGGTGCAGCAGCGCCGCCGGCGGCCGGGGCAGCGGATCGCCATGCCGAGCGGCGACGCGGCCGACTACGAGACGTCGCTGCGTGCCCAGCCGCTCTCCCCCTTCGACGAGGTGGACCCGCTGTGGGAGTGGGACCTCGATCCGGAGGTGGACACCACGCCGCCACCCCCGGCGCACCCCGACGGCCGGCTCGACCCCCTGTTCGACGACGGCGACGGCGAGGGCGGGGACGGCGCCCCCGCCGGCGACGACGCGGACGGCCGGTCCGGCTGGGCCGGCGCCGGAACCGACGGCGACGGCGAGGCGCGGCACGCCCCGGGCGGCACGGCCGGGCTCGACGAGGTGGCCCCGCCCCTGGACCTGGACCTGTGGGCGGTGGACGATCCGGCGAGCACGGCCGCCGGCCTCGCGGCCGCCACCGGCGTGGCCGCGGACGGCGGCAGGCACGGCGAGCACCTCGAATACGGCGAGTACGACGAGCACGGCCGGAAGGCCGCGGACGAGGCGCCGGTCGAGCCGGCCGCCGACGGCTGGGAGCGGCCCGCCGCCGGTGACTCCGGTGACTCCGGTGACTTCGGCGGTGCCGAGGAGGCCGACGGCGGCGCGGCCGGGCGGGGCCACCGGGGGCAGCGCGCCGGCCGGTCCTCCTCGCGCCCCGCCGCCCGGACGCCGGCCGGACCACTGCCGCCGCCCCACCAACTGGTCGACCGCGCGCTGCGCGCCCTGGCCTCCACCTGCGCCGCCGACCGGCGCGCGCTGCCCGCCCTGACCGCCGTGCGGATCGACGCCCGCGGCCAGGCGGTGCTGCACCTGGAGACGGCGGCCGAAGCCGTTCCGCCGTTCCACTCGCTCGGCCCCGCCACCCAGTGGTGGTGCTCGGCCGCCGACACCGGGGCCGTCGGCGAGGCGGCGGAGGGCTCCGGGCCGGCGGGCGCCCCGGACCCGTACGCCGCGCCGTCCCCGTACCCGGCGCTGGTGCACGCCGGGGACACCTCCACCGGTGAGCCGGTGCTGCTCGACCTGGAGTCGCTGGGGCTGCTGCGGGTGCGCGGCCCGCGCGCCCAGGCCCGGGCCGTGGTGCGTTCGCTGGCCGCGCAGCTGGCCGGCAGCACCCTCGCCGACCACCTGCGCATCGCGCTGGTCGGGGTCGCGCCGGAGCTGGCCGGCACCACCCTCGGCAGCGACCGCGTCCGGGTGCACGACGGGGTGGAGGACGCGCTGCGGGCGCTGCGCGACCACGACGCCGCGCTGCGCCGCACCCTGGACGAGCTCGGTCTGCCGGACGCCCGGCACGCGCGCGGCCTGGGCATCGCGCCGGACGCCTGGGTGCCGCACGTCCTGCTGTGCGGCCGCCCGCTGTCGGCCGAGGAGCACCTGGCGGTGCGTCGGCTGCTCACCGACCCGGCGCGGACCTGCCTGGCGGCGGTGACGCTGGCGCCGCAGCCGGAGGACGAGCGCCTCGAACCGGACGACGACCCCGGGCTGCCCGCCGCCTGGTACCTGGACGCCGAGGGCGGGCCGACCCGGCTGCCCGGCCTGGACGTCGACCTCGCGCCGCGCCGCATCGGCGAGAGCGAGTACCGCCGGTTGCTGGACCTGCTGCGCACCACCATCGCGGAGGACGTGCCGGCGCCGGCCTGGACGGGCGAGGCCAACCGGGACGAGCAGTGCTTCACGCTGCCGATCACGGTGGACGCGGCCTCCAGCCTCACCCCGACGGCCTTCCCGCACCTGCCGTTCGCCCCCTCCGGCGAGCAGTGGTCCAGCGGCTACTGGAGCGCGGAGCCGTCCGCCCCGGTCGGGCGGCTGCCCCGGCCGCGGACGGCCGCCGACGAGATCGTGCCGTGGGAGACGGAGGAGGACGCCACGGCCACCTGGGGGCGGGAGGCGCGCCCGTGGGAGGCGCGCCCCGACGGCCGGTCGGCCTCCGCCACCGCCACCGGGGCCGGCACCGAGGCCGGCACCGGGGCGGGGACCACCGCCCGCTGGCCGGAGTTGTGGGACGACGGCGAGGCGGGCCCGGCGACGGCGGAGGTGCCCGGCTGGGGCGCGGACGTCGGCGGGGCGGCGTACGACGCCGCGGTCCGCCACGGGGCGCCGGCCGACGGGGAGGCCCCGGAGGCCGCGCCGTACGACTGGGCGGCCGACGACCGTCCGGACGCGTACGACACCGGCGGCTACGGCTACGCCGGCGACACCCACGCCGAGGCCGGGTACGGCGGCGTGGACCACGGCGCCCGGGCCCACGAGCGGCTTCACGCGACGGACGCCGCGCGGTACGCGGCCCCGGACCCGGACCAGGACCACGCCCGCGGCGGCCACCGGGAGGAGACGCCGGACGCCGGCCCGGCGCGGGACGCCGACGGCTGGGACGGCCGGCGGGAGTGGCCCCGGCTCGCCGAGCCCTGGGACGGGCCGGGCCAGGACGACGAGGGCGCCGTGGCCGAGGCCGGCGTCGAGGGCGTCGCGCCCTTCCTCGGCGTGACGGACCGCGTGAACGGCACGGACGGCACGGACGGCACGGAGCGCGCCTGGGCCGAGGAGCCCGCGGCGGCCGGCGAGGAGTGGGGCCGGCCGGCGGCGGGGCCCGCCGTGGGATCCGCCGCCGCCGGCACGGCGCCGGTCGGCGACCCGCGGCACGACCAGGAGGCCGCGGCCGACGGCGCGGCGGAGGCGTCCGCGGAGGCGTCCGCCGTCCCGGCGGAGGCCGGGGAGTCTCCGGTGGCTCCGGCGCCGGTGAGCCCCGGGATCGGGGAGTCCACCGGGCGGAACGACCCGCTGGACTGGGTGCCGGAGTTCTTCCCGCTGTCGATCACGCCGCTGGCCGCGCCGCTGGGAACGGCCTCCGAGCCGCCGAACCGGCCGCTGCGGCCGGTGTGCGGCACCGGGGACGAGGCCGGCCGCGGCTCGCGCGGGCGGCGCAGCGCGGTCCTGGCGACGCTGACCTCGCTGGCGCCTCCGTCGGAGCGCAGCCGCGGCCCCCGGGTGGACGTCCTGGGGCCGGTGCAGGTGACCGGCACGACCGGCAGCATCGACCCGATGCGGATGCAGCAGCTGACCGCGATGGCCGCCTACCTGGTGCTGCACCCCCAGTGCCCGCCGCAGTCGCTGGACACCGTGCTGGGCGGCGCGGGGCCGATGCTGAACGGTCGCCCGCTGGGCGGCCCGGCGGCGGCCGGCGGGGCGACCAGCCGGGCCCGCGCGGCGGCGGTCGGCCGGCTGCGCGAGTGGTTCGGCAGCGGCGAGGACGGCCTGGCGCACCTGCCGGTCGGCACCACTGCGCTCGGTTTCGCCGACTCGGTGGGGTGCGACTGGGCGGAGTTCCAGCAGCTCTACCTGGAAGGCATGCGGGCGGACGACGAGACCGGCGACCAGTGCCTGGCCGCCGCGCTGTCCCTGGTGCGGGGCCGTCCGCTGGACGGCGCGCTGCACGGGCCGTGGGGGTGGACCGAGCCGGCGCGGCAGGAGATCATCTCGGCGGTGGTGGACGCCTCCTCGGCGCTGGCCCGGCGGTTGATCACGCGTGGCGACCACAACGCGGCGGAGGCCGCGATCCGGCGGGGCCTGCTGGCGGCGCCGGAGGTGGAGACGCTGCACCGGGGGCTGTTCTACGTGCTCGCCATCGCGGGCGAGACGGACCAGTTGGTCAGCGCGGTGGAGCGGCTGCACCGGATCAACAGCCGGCTGGGGCTGGACATGGAGCCGGAGACGGTGCGGCTGCTGCGGGAGCTGCTGGACCAGGGCGCCGCGTAG
- a CDS encoding TadE/TadG family type IV pilus assembly protein, whose product MCRTVAAEGVAARRERGSVELETAILAPVLLALVLLAVAAGRLVTTASSVDSAARDAARAASLTRTPDAAGQAASDAARMSVERQGLGCSPSVVVNTDDFAGSGDLPGSVTVTVSCTVPLGDLALPGLPGSRTLTSEFTSPVDRYRGVAG is encoded by the coding sequence ATGTGTCGAACCGTTGCCGCCGAGGGGGTTGCGGCGCGGCGCGAGCGGGGCAGTGTGGAGTTGGAGACGGCGATACTCGCGCCGGTGCTGCTGGCGTTGGTGTTGCTGGCGGTGGCCGCCGGGCGGCTCGTCACCACGGCGTCGTCGGTGGACTCGGCGGCGCGGGACGCGGCGCGGGCGGCGTCGCTGACCCGCACGCCGGACGCCGCGGGGCAGGCGGCGAGTGACGCGGCGCGGATGAGCGTGGAGCGTCAGGGTCTGGGATGCTCCCCCTCGGTGGTGGTGAACACCGACGATTTCGCCGGTTCGGGTGATCTTCCGGGCTCGGTCACCGTGACGGTGTCGTGCACGGTTCCGTTGGGCGACCTGGCGCTGCCGGGTCTGCCGGGGAGTCGGACGCTGACCTCGGAGTTCACCTCGCCGGTGGACCGCTACCGCGGGGTGGCGGGGTGA
- a CDS encoding alpha-amylase family glycosyl hydrolase, with protein sequence MTVALHLPRDGRPVPTATYRLQLQPRFDFDAAAAAVPYLASLGVSHLHLSPILQATPGSTHGYDVVDHGRVSADLGGEAGLRRLAGAARAHGLGLVVDCVPNHMAVPVPQYLSAPLWGVLRDGPTAPSARWFDVDWSVPGGRMLLPVLRERLAAALPELRVDVLGAGEARAHCPAGTPVLRYHDHVLPLRPGTEGLPLAELLDRQWYRLAWWRLGRTELNYRRFFTITSLIGLRVEDPEVFAATHATLLRLVAEGLVDGLRIDHPDGLADPRGYLRRLAEAAGGRWTVVEKILTGEERLPRDWPCAGTTGYDVLRRIDGLFVDQPGVRRITEHYRCFTDEARGADDGARFEDVARRATRQVVTEELAAEVGRLTRLATRICQEEPLPAPPGAPERPSPAAGPTSGAVARPAGTPRRVCLRDHAPSALRTAVEELLVALPVYRPYVVPGEPAPARSALLLERAADPARYAFPTDAEAEAVDVVVDLALGRLGRSPAKDEFVARFAQTASATAAKGVEDTAFYRWVPLLSVNEVGGSPEDPGVLPSDFHAYCGYLQRDWPVGMTTLSTHDTKRSADARARLAVLAEVPEVWRRVCGQWAAASRRHLVGGLPDRHTQYLVWQTLLAAWPVDEERLTGTVLKSLREAKTRTTWTERDEVFEQAVVRYVRALLADPAFTGPDGAVGQLVERLRPAERCVALGALLVQLTMPGVPDVYQGGEGELRTLVDPDNRRPVDFAALRERLERLDGPGAADGTDVTGGTAPPGPPEGADLGTEKHWVTARALRLRRRRPEWFGPDSSYLPLHGRGPRAAHLTVFSRAERVITAVTRLPERLERAGGWEDTELPLPWRPSGGSWTDLLTGRAYPGGAAVRVADLFARLPVALLVADGGDAHGGGDAVGGAAAGR encoded by the coding sequence ATGACGGTTGCTCTGCACCTTCCGCGCGACGGACGACCCGTGCCCACCGCAACCTACCGGCTGCAGCTGCAGCCGCGCTTCGACTTCGACGCGGCCGCGGCGGCCGTGCCCTACCTGGCCTCGCTGGGCGTCAGCCACCTGCACCTGTCCCCGATCCTGCAGGCCACGCCGGGCTCCACGCACGGCTACGACGTCGTCGACCACGGCCGGGTCAGCGCCGACCTCGGTGGGGAGGCGGGCCTGCGGCGGCTGGCCGGTGCCGCCCGGGCGCACGGCCTGGGCCTGGTGGTGGACTGCGTGCCCAACCACATGGCGGTCCCCGTGCCGCAGTACCTGTCGGCGCCGCTGTGGGGGGTGCTGCGGGACGGTCCCACGGCGCCGTCGGCGCGCTGGTTCGACGTCGACTGGTCGGTGCCCGGCGGCCGGATGCTGCTGCCGGTGCTGCGCGAACGGCTCGCCGCGGCGCTGCCCGAGCTACGGGTGGACGTGCTGGGTGCGGGGGAGGCGCGGGCGCACTGCCCGGCCGGGACGCCGGTGCTGCGCTACCACGACCACGTGCTGCCGCTGCGGCCGGGCACCGAGGGGCTTCCGCTCGCCGAGCTGCTGGACCGGCAGTGGTACCGGCTGGCCTGGTGGCGGCTGGGCCGCACGGAGCTGAACTACCGGCGGTTCTTCACCATCACCAGCCTGATCGGGCTGCGGGTGGAGGATCCGGAGGTGTTCGCCGCGACGCACGCGACGCTGCTGCGGCTGGTGGCGGAGGGGCTGGTGGACGGCCTGCGGATCGACCACCCGGACGGGCTGGCGGATCCGCGCGGCTACCTGCGCCGGCTGGCGGAGGCCGCCGGCGGTCGGTGGACCGTGGTGGAGAAGATCCTCACCGGCGAGGAGCGGCTGCCGCGGGACTGGCCGTGCGCCGGCACCACCGGGTACGACGTGCTGCGGCGGATCGACGGGCTGTTCGTGGACCAGCCGGGGGTGCGGCGGATCACCGAGCACTACCGGTGCTTCACCGACGAGGCGCGCGGGGCGGACGACGGCGCCCGGTTCGAGGACGTGGCGCGCCGGGCGACCCGGCAGGTCGTCACCGAGGAGCTGGCCGCCGAGGTGGGGCGGCTGACCCGGCTGGCGACCCGGATCTGCCAGGAGGAGCCGCTGCCCGCGCCGCCCGGCGCCCCGGAGCGCCCCTCCCCCGCCGCCGGACCGACCAGCGGGGCGGTCGCGCGGCCGGCCGGCACGCCCCGGCGGGTCTGCCTGCGCGACCACGCCCCCTCGGCGCTGCGCACCGCCGTGGAGGAGCTGCTGGTGGCGCTGCCCGTGTACCGGCCGTACGTGGTGCCCGGCGAGCCGGCGCCGGCCCGGTCCGCGCTGCTGCTGGAGCGGGCGGCGGACCCGGCGCGCTACGCCTTCCCGACCGACGCCGAGGCGGAGGCGGTGGACGTGGTGGTGGATCTGGCGCTGGGCCGGCTGGGGCGCTCCCCGGCGAAGGACGAGTTCGTGGCGCGGTTCGCGCAGACCGCCAGCGCCACCGCGGCCAAGGGCGTGGAGGACACGGCGTTCTACCGGTGGGTCCCGCTGCTGTCGGTCAACGAGGTGGGGGGCTCTCCGGAGGATCCGGGCGTGCTGCCGTCGGACTTCCACGCCTACTGCGGTTATCTGCAGCGGGACTGGCCGGTCGGCATGACCACCCTGTCCACGCACGACACCAAGCGCAGCGCGGACGCCCGGGCCCGGCTGGCGGTGCTGGCCGAGGTGCCGGAGGTGTGGCGACGGGTGTGCGGGCAGTGGGCGGCGGCGTCGCGGCGGCACCTGGTCGGCGGGCTGCCGGACCGGCACACCCAGTACCTGGTGTGGCAGACGCTGCTGGCGGCGTGGCCGGTGGACGAGGAGCGGCTGACCGGCACGGTGCTGAAGTCGCTGCGGGAGGCGAAGACGCGGACCACCTGGACCGAGCGGGACGAGGTGTTCGAGCAGGCGGTGGTGCGCTATGTGCGCGCGCTGCTGGCGGACCCGGCGTTCACCGGGCCGGACGGCGCGGTGGGGCAGCTGGTGGAGCGGCTGCGGCCGGCGGAGCGCTGTGTGGCGTTGGGCGCGCTGCTGGTGCAGCTGACCATGCCGGGCGTGCCGGACGTCTACCAGGGCGGTGAGGGGGAGCTGCGCACGCTGGTGGATCCGGACAACCGGCGGCCGGTGGACTTCGCGGCGCTGCGGGAGCGGCTGGAGCGGCTGGACGGCCCCGGCGCGGCGGATGGGACGGACGTGACGGGCGGGACGGCGCCGCCCGGGCCGCCGGAGGGCGCGGACCTGGGGACGGAGAAGCACTGGGTGACGGCGCGGGCGCTGCGGCTGCGCCGTCGGCGTCCGGAGTGGTTCGGGCCCGACTCCTCCTACCTGCCGCTGCACGGCCGTGGCCCGCGGGCGGCGCATCTGACGGTGTTCAGCCGGGCGGAGCGGGTGATCACGGCGGTGACCCGGCTGCCGGAGCGGCTGGAGCGGGCCGGCGGCTGGGAGGACACGGAGCTGCCGCTGCCCTGGCGGCCGTCCGGCGGCTCCTGGACGGACCTGCTGACCGGGCGGGCGTACCCCGGCGGTGCGGCGGTCCGGGTGGCGGACCTGTTCGCGCGGCTGCCGGTGGCGCTGCTGGTGGCCGACGGCGGCGACGCCCACGGTGGCGGCGACGCCGTCGGCGGTGCGGCGGCGGGGCGGTGA
- a CDS encoding TadE family protein: MTPIVLVLTLAVVQAGLWWYARQVVLTAAREGAEIGRAYQSSPGDGERQAWDVLERLGGGLSDVRVSVADSTPERVLVTVSGRAPTLIPGVEGPRITQSASGPVERVVLP; this comes from the coding sequence ATGACGCCCATCGTGTTGGTGCTGACGCTGGCCGTGGTGCAGGCGGGTCTGTGGTGGTACGCGCGGCAGGTGGTGTTGACGGCCGCGCGGGAGGGGGCGGAGATCGGCCGGGCGTACCAGTCCTCGCCGGGGGACGGGGAGCGTCAGGCGTGGGACGTGCTGGAGCGGCTCGGTGGGGGGCTGAGCGACGTCCGGGTGAGTGTGGCGGACAGTACGCCGGAGCGGGTGCTGGTCACCGTGTCGGGGCGGGCTCCGACGTTGATCCCGGGGGTGGAGGGGCCGCGGATCACGCAGTCGGCCTCCGGTCCGGTGGAGCGGGTGGTGCTGCCGTGA
- a CDS encoding M23 family metallopeptidase: MTSNGGRHRRPRNSTASRWVRAAGVTGAGAATPLLGTLTGLDAAQAAQHVRPAATPTPQDDAAGAGLGAGGDTRPAAAGTGTGTGNDVTRPATAAPRTAPAEGGVVPASTPSAQGGRGAALTLRTASATVHVVVPGDTLSGIAAERGVSGGWAALYERNRSVIGRNPNLIFPGQRLELTVGGAPRQETPASAEPAEQPEEAPERVSDERPSRDDADRAAEEQRQEEERRAEEERQREEAERQEEERRREEEEARRREEEERAAAEAAAAAQAPQYVAPVSGYVLTASFGQSGSRWASTHTGQDFAVPTGTPVKSVAAGTVVFAGWNDAYGYLLKIRHADGTQTWYAHNSGLLVAKGQEVSAGQTIAQSGATGNVTGPHLHFEVRPSGGSPVDPRAWLRARGITI, from the coding sequence ATGACGAGCAACGGCGGGCGCCATCGGCGTCCACGGAACAGCACGGCTTCCCGTTGGGTGCGGGCGGCCGGAGTCACCGGCGCCGGAGCCGCCACTCCCCTGCTGGGAACGCTCACCGGGCTGGACGCGGCGCAGGCGGCGCAGCACGTGCGGCCGGCGGCCACTCCTACGCCGCAGGACGACGCGGCCGGTGCCGGCCTCGGTGCCGGCGGCGACACCCGCCCGGCCGCCGCCGGCACCGGCACCGGCACCGGGAACGACGTCACTCGGCCGGCGACGGCCGCCCCGCGGACCGCCCCCGCCGAGGGCGGGGTGGTGCCGGCGTCGACGCCCAGCGCGCAGGGCGGTCGGGGCGCGGCGTTGACCCTTCGGACGGCCTCGGCGACGGTGCACGTCGTGGTGCCCGGGGACACGCTGTCCGGGATCGCCGCCGAGCGGGGCGTGAGCGGCGGATGGGCGGCGCTGTACGAGCGGAACCGGTCGGTGATCGGCCGCAACCCCAACCTGATCTTCCCCGGTCAGCGGCTGGAGCTGACCGTGGGCGGCGCGCCCCGGCAGGAGACCCCGGCGTCCGCGGAGCCGGCCGAGCAGCCGGAGGAGGCGCCGGAGCGGGTCTCCGACGAGCGGCCCTCCCGGGACGACGCCGACCGCGCGGCGGAGGAGCAGCGCCAGGAGGAGGAGCGCCGGGCGGAGGAGGAGCGGCAGCGCGAGGAGGCCGAGCGGCAGGAGGAGGAGCGGCGGCGGGAAGAGGAGGAGGCCCGGCGGCGCGAGGAGGAGGAGCGGGCGGCGGCGGAGGCCGCGGCGGCCGCGCAGGCGCCGCAGTACGTGGCGCCGGTCAGCGGGTACGTGCTGACCGCCTCGTTCGGCCAGTCCGGTTCCCGCTGGGCGAGCACCCACACCGGTCAGGACTTCGCCGTGCCGACCGGCACGCCGGTCAAGTCGGTGGCGGCCGGCACGGTGGTCTTCGCGGGCTGGAACGACGCCTACGGCTACCTGCTGAAGATCAGGCACGCGGACGGGACGCAGACCTGGTACGCGCACAACTCGGGCCTGCTGGTGGCGAAGGGTCAGGAGGTCTCCGCCGGCCAGACCATCGCGCAGTCGGGTGCCACGGGCAACGTCACCGGTCCGCACCTGCACTTCGAGGTGCGGCCGTCCGGCGGCAGTCCGGTGGATCCGCGCGCCTGGCTGCGGGCCCGTGGGATCACCATCTGA